From Topomyia yanbarensis strain Yona2022 unplaced genomic scaffold, ASM3024719v1 HiC_scaffold_5, whole genome shotgun sequence, a single genomic window includes:
- the LOC131695719 gene encoding protein CREG1-like: MLRFCGVILVLMLVLLVITGIESRSPQDGFVAFVPVMESNALEGNDVTNDEPPPHTEYAKMARYLVHKAEWVSMGSISTVDAIKGYPMVNIIAAADSAHGEKSTGTLFFYLTMLDYTAQDLSKDNRLTVLLSMDQDLDCSKRGVDPMEPTCARIMISGRAVKLAEGTEEFDFGTNAMFSRHPAAKHWLERIILCEVLSSFCSSRLRIDFRMV, from the exons ATGTTGCGTTTTTGTGGAGTTATCCTTGTATTGATGTTAGTTCTGCTCGTGATCACCGGAATAGAATCCAGGAGTCCACAGGATGGTTTCGTGGCATTCGTACCGGTCATGGAGAGTAATGCCTTAGAAGGAAACGATGTCACCAACGATGAACCTCCGCCACACACGGAGTACGCCAAGATGGCACGTTATCTTGTACATAAAGCAG AATGGGTATCGATGGGTTCCATCTCCACGGTCGATGCCATCAAAGGCTACCCCATGGTGAACATTATAGCCGCAGCGGACAGTGCACATGGCGAGAAATCGACCGGCACACTGTTTTTCTATCTAACCATGCTCGACTACACGGCACAGGATCTGAGCAAGGACAACCGGCTTACGGTTCTGTTGTCGATGGATCAGGACCTGGACTGCAGCAAGCGAGGCGTGGACCCGATGGAGCCCACCTGTGCCCGAATCATGATCTCGGGACGAGCCGTCAAACTCGCGGAAGGAACTGAAGAATTTGATTTCGGAACCAATGCCATGTTCAGCAGACACCCGGCGGCAAAACATTGGCTGGAAA GAATTATACTTTGCGAGGTGCTTAGCAGCTTTTGCAGTTCTAGATTACGAATTGatttccgaatggtttga
- the LOC131695718 gene encoding mucin-19-like, translating to SAANFECQQEGFFADPNDCIAFYRCVQEGDRLTPYKFRCGPGTVYSEVENTCVHPSNSERPECGGGNNELDSNDSYAPSEPMTGESSNAQQVSENPQSVGPSEPEPEEPAKPSEQEQPPEPEQEPQQPPEPEPSDNENELNSNGDDNNEEDGGYHYEKPSSTGPEQSSTADDSSPCKEEGFIGDPVDCQIFYRCVSNGKGGFTTYSFRCGDGTVWDDRIDACNHDYAVERCTKRAENDYVVNTESFSQTNASAEQNASQSSGSMTQDGVTTNTTSSQSNSSSNMSHYQNMTMSTSDGQGSSTQSSSSSSNSSSSSSSSSSSSSSSSSSSSNNNNQSNNNNQGSSGQGSSNNQGSNQSQSSNNQGNNNQQSSSGNNQSQGQSGNGNSQGSSNNNNQNQGSNNNNQGSSQGSNSNNQWNNNNQGQNQHSQSSNNQNQGSSSNQQQSSNNQSNNNNQNNQSNNNNQNNQSNNNNQNSQSNNNNQNNNNNNQNNQGNQNNQNNQGQSGSQNGQQGQNGNQSNNNNNQNHQSNNNNQNSQSNSNNQNSQSNNNNQNNNSNNQNSQSNNNNQNNNNNQNNQGNNNNQNNQGQTGSQNGQQGQNGSSNNQNGSGTPQSSNNAQKPPGQSNNNQQGSNGSNQTPATTNAEASQTTASGSSQEQTTTSAPATEGTTTPASTSASSTATMAQSTTTTTQSSTTGQPTTTASQSSTTAAPTTSSSSSTTSASTTSAPQPDNTEESTDPNLNEVQTTTTTAATTSTTTTSTTTAKPQSTTSKPSSSSSNTDSGSSPACTSDGFMGDPNDCQKFYRCVSNGQDGYTKHEFKCGDNTVWDDSTTSCNHAWAVENPSCHQGMAQHAGGNGSPGSSGSNGNGQNGGNQGGQGPSGSNNNNQGPNGSNGGGDGPSGPNNNNQGPNGPNGGGDGPSGPNNNNQGPSGPNGSNGSNGPNGSNGPNGPNGTDGSKDPDGPNGGGDGPSGTDNNNQGPNGSNGGGDGPSGADNNNQGPNGSNGGDGPSGPNNNNQGPSGPDGSNGSNGPDGTSGPNGPDGSNGPDGPNGPNGPNGPNGPNGPNGPGGPDGPDSNGPGGPGGPDGPDSSAESNGPNNTGSSTTEKPDESSQGSGGPESSQSPDGSQEPDQGSSNSTSTIPPCQQTTTTNAPAVPAGSNGVCEREGYMEHESNCRKFYRCVDNGNGGYTRYEFDCGPGTIWDNDILACNHPSSVQNSKCGTGGQSPSQGSEGRPEGGSPQGPGNTYLPPDQSSSTESMPSSQETTSEASTTSSNVDSTTEPQEKTTEGTSSSGQETTSPSGSGAETTESPTSQEKDTTTTQSEKTTTPSSQETTSSSNQETTSSPSQETTADRAEETTKGSSTEPTADSTTQAGHTATSGADTTTQSATEQTTNAQSSTTMSSEGCESEGYMPHESDCKKFIRCVDNGNGGYTKHEFTCADGTAWDQNLQTCNYDYEVENCGADRPPQPAPEPDAQSTQSPPDSENQMTTAAPTSTTAGQESSESTTQPHESSSQDTTTAGQSQETTTAEAQTSEGTTKETTSAGETTTQKQPETTEASSTMSSQETTTAETTTSATTEATSSASADTTTAAVSETTTAAMAETTTSAAQETTTTTGQSSTDSMTTTGSSQETTSSEAQTTTTTATEENHETTSNQPSSGECTSEGFMGDPNDCKKFYRCVDNGKGGYTKYDFDCGNGTAWDQELQTCNHENVVEMCGGQTEKPSGTTDGPANETTTSGSTETTSAGQDTTTQTSAEMTTKTETTTAPTDQETTTQPEPDTTTKASQETTTQASQMTTSSESTTTQGPAETTTQPEPETTTQPGQETTAQPTEAGKDTTTQSTTAAGQDTTTQPTDTSQETTSQSAQETTTQAAAETTMQAAAETTTQAAAETTTQTAAETTTQAAAETTTQAAAETTTTESAATEPATEATTTEQSSAETTTTSSSEQSTTAAPEKCPEGCQSNCPKVEEGQTSFVCPTGFRRHPQDCNMFYQCTQKQNSYDYSIVVFSCPNDTVYNDEGIQCNEPAEGDEQCQSPSMRYLRSAIGPPVNVMQVRTMKPLCPSEGHFALDNNKCSSTFVRCLPGEGRSSDTLMPNMYRCPKGYVYWDVSRRCERVAKIPECKNTPMQERSELPVEWINIGNRRKSLF from the exons TCAGCCGCTAACTTTGAGTGCCAACAGGAAGGATTCTTCGCAGATCCGAACGATTGCATCGCCTTCTACCGATGCGTGCAGGAAGGAGACAGACTAACGCCGTACAAGTTTCGCTGTGGACCGGGCACGGTTTACTCCGAGGTTGAGAATACCTGCGTCCATCCGAGCAACTCCGAGCGTCCGGAATGTGGTGGCGGCAATAACGAACTCGACAGTAACGATAGTTACGCTCCATCGGAGCCAATGACAGGTGAATCGTCGAATGCGCAGCAAGTATCGGAAAATCCACAATCAGTCGGACCATCCGAACCGGAACCGGAGGAGCCAGCAAAACCATCAGAACAGGAACAACCACCAGAACCAGAACAAGAACCACAACAGCCTCCTGAGCCGGAGCCTTCCGATAATGAAAATGAACTCAACTCAAACGGTGACGACAATAACGAGGAAGACGGAGGATATCACTATGAGAAACCATCTTCTACCGGACCGGAACAATCTTCGACAGCGGATGATAGTTCACCTTGCAAAGAGGAGGGTTTCATTGGAGATCCTGTTGATTGTCAGATTTTCTATCGGTGCGTATCCAATGGAAAAGGCGGATTCACAACGTACTCATTCCGTTGCGGTGACGGAACTGTATGGGACGATCGTATAGATGCTTGTAATCATGATTACGCCGTTGAACGATGCACGAAAAGAGCGGAAAATGATTATGTTGTAAACACTGAATCGTTCAGTCAAACAAACGCTTCAGCGGAACAAAATGCGTCCCAGAGTAGCGGATCAATGACACAAGATGGAGTAACGACTAACACGACATCTTCGCAGAGCAACAGTAGCAGTAATATGAGCCACTACCAGAATATGACAATGTCGACAAGTGATGGACAAGGCAGTTCTACGCAATCTTCCTCGAGCAGTTCAAATTCGAGTAGTAGTAGCAGTTCgagcagcagtagcagcagctCCAGTTCCAGTTCATCTTCAAACAATAACAACCAATCTAATAACAATAATCAAGGATCTAGCGGACAGGGTTCAAGCAATAATCAGGGAAGCAATCAGAGCCAGAGCTCAAATAACCAGGGGAATAATAATCAACAGAGCTCATCTGGCAACAATCAGAGTCAAGGTCAAAGTGGCAACGGCAACAGTCAAGGTTCCAGTAACAATAACAATCAAAACCAAGGATCGAACAATAACAATCAGGGTAGCAGTCAGGGATCCAACAGCAACAACCAGTGGAATAACAATAATCAAGGACAAAATCAGCACAGTCAAAGCTCCAACAACCAAAATCAAGGATCGAGCAGCAACCAACAACAGTCGTCAAATAATCAAtccaataataataatcaaaacaatcaatCGAATaacaataatcaaaacaatcaatCGAATAACAATAATCAGAACAGCCAATCGAATAACAACAATcagaataataacaataataatcaGAATAACCAAGGAAACCAAAACAATCAAAACAACCAAGGACAATCCGGTTCTCAAAACGGACAACAAGGCCAAAAtggaaatcaatcaaacaataataataaccaGAACCATCAATCTAACAATAATAATCAAAACAGTCAATCGAACAGCAATAACCAGAACAGCCAATCGAATAACAACAATCAGAATAATAACAGCAATAATCAGAACAGCCAATCGAATAATAACAATCAgaataacaataataatcaGAATAACCAAGGCAACAACAACAATCAAAATAACCAAGGACAAACCGGCTCTCAAAATGGACAACAAGGTCAAAATGGCTCTTCGAACAATCAGAATGGTTCCGGAACACCGCAAAGTTCAAACAATGCACAAAAGCCACCAGGTCAGTCAAACAATAACCAACAAGGATCGAATGGCAGCAATCAAACTCCTGCTACTACAAATGCCGAAGCTTCGCAAACAACAGCATCAGGGTCTTCTCAAGAACAAACTACGACTTCAGCACCAGCAACGGAAGGGACAACCACACCCGCATCGACCTCCGCGTCTTCAACTGCAACGATGGCGCAATCGACAACCACGACTACACAGTCATCCACAACTGGTCAGCCTACAACAACAGCCAGCCAATCATCGACCACAGCAGCTCCTACCACTTCCTCCTCATCATCAACAACCAGTGCGTCTACCACTTCAGCTCCGCAACCAGATAACACGGAGGAGAGTACCGATCCAAATCTCAATGAAGTGCAAACTACAACAACCACCGCTGCTACCACTTCTACGACTACGACTTCCACAACAACAGCCAAACCACAGAGCACCACTTCCAAGCCGTCTTCGTCATCATCTAATACCGACAGTGGTAGCTCTCCAGCTTGCACCAGTGACGGTTTTATGGGTGATCCCaacgactgtcaaaaattcTATCGTTGCGTGTCGAACGGGCAAGATGGATACACTAAACATGAGTTCAAATGTGGTGACAACACAGTTTGGGATGACAGTACTACGAGCTGCAATCATGCTTGGGCCGTCGAGAATCCCAGTTGCCATCAAGGAATGGCACAACATGCTGGAGGAAATGGTTCACCAGGATCAAGTGGTTCCAATGGTAACGGTCAGAACGGCGGAAACCAAGGTGGGCAAGGCCCTAGTGGATCAAATAATAACAATCAAGGCCCCAATGGTTCGAACGGCGGAGGAGACGGTCCAAGTGGTcccaataataataatcaaggtCCCAATGGTCCGAACGGCGGAGGAGATGGTCCAAGTGGTcccaataataataatcaaggtCCTAGCGGCCCGAACGGTTCAAACGGCTCAAATGGTCCCAATGGTTCGAACGGCCCGAATGGCCCCAACGGAACCGATGGATCTAAAGATCCCGATGGTCCGAATGGCGGAGGAGACGGTCCAAGTGGCACCGACAATAATAATCAAGGTCCCAATGGTTCAAACGGTGGAGGAGACGGTCCAAGTGGTGCCGACAATAATAATCAAGGTCCCAATGGTTCAAACGGCGGAGATGGGCCTAGTGGTcccaataataataatcaaggtCCTAGCGGCCCGGATGGTTCAAACGGCTCGAATGGTCCCGATGGTACGAGCGGCCCGAATGGCCCCGATGGATCTAATGGTCCCGATGGTCCTAATGGTCCCAACGGACCGAACGGTCCTAACGGACCGAATGGTCCAAACGGTCCAGGAGGTCCAGATGGTCCCGATTCAAATGGCCCCGGTGGTCCGGGTGGCCCGGATGGACCAGATAGCTCTGCAGAATCAAATGGACCTAACAATACCGGCTCGTCAACAACTGAAAAACCAGATGAGTCTTCCCAAGGTTCAGGAGGCCCAGAAAGTTCTCAAAGCCCTGATGGATCACAGGAACCTGACCAAGGCAGTAGCAACTCAACCTCAACTATTCCTCCATGTCAGCAAACAACAACTACGAACGCTCCTGCAGTACCTGCTGGCAGCAATGGAGTCTGCGAACGCGAGGGATACATGGAACATGAATCCAACTGTCGAAAGTTCTATCGATGCGTCGATAATGGAAATGGTGGCTATACTAGATACGAGTTCGACTGCGGCCCTGGTACTATTTGGGACAACGATATATTGGCTTGTAACCACCCCTCATCGGTTCAGAACTCCAAATGCGGAACTGGCGGACAGAGTCCTTCGCAAGGCAGCGAAGGTCGCCCTGAAGGTGGAAGTCCACAGGGACCTGGTAACACTTATCTGCCACCAGATCAATCCAGCTCAACAGAATCAATGCCGTCCAGCCAGGAAACAACATCCGAAGCATCAACTACAAGCAGCAATGTAGATAGCACCACCGAGCCTCAAGAAAAAACAACCGAGGGAACATCAAGTTCTGGACAAGAAACAACATCACCGAGTGGTAGCGGTGCTGAAACCACTGAATCACCAACTTCCCAAGAAAAAGATACAACAACGACACAAAGTGAAAAAACAACTACACCATCAAGCCAAGAAACTACCTCGTCTTCCAACCAAGAAACAACCTCGTCTCCGAGCCAAGAAACTACTGCCGATCGTGCCGAAGAAACGACAAAGGGAAGCTCCACAGAACCAACTGCCGATAGTACTACCCAAGCGGGTCATACAGCAACATCTGGCGCGGACACAACGACTCAATCAGCCACAGAACAAACTACCAATGCACAATCTTCCACAACCATGTCTTCGGAAGGATGCGAATCGGAAGGCTATATGCCACACGAAAGTGATTGCAAGAAATTCATTCGATGTGTAGATAATGGCAATGGAGGCTATACCAAGCACGAATTCACTTGCGCCGATGGAACTGCGTGGGATCAAAACCTACAAACCTGTAATTATGATTACGAAGTTGAAAACTGTGGAgctgatcgacctccacaacctgCGCCAGAACCAGATGCTCAGAGCACACAGAGCCCCCCGGATTCAGAAAACCAAATGACCACTGCCGCACCCACATCTACTACCGCCGGTCAAGAATCTTCCGAAAGTACTACACAACCTCATGAATCGAGCTCTCAAGATACTACAACCGCAGGACAATCTCAAGAAACTACGACCGCCGAAGCGCAAACATCTGAAGGTACTACCAAGGAAACAACTTCTGCGGGCGAAACAACAACACAAAAGCAACCAGAAACTACCGAAGCATCAAGCACAATGTCATCCCAAGAAACAACGACCGCAGAGACTACAACTTCCGCGACAACAGAAGCAACATCGTCTGCTTCAGCAGATACTACAACTGCAGCAGTATCAGAGACCACAACAGCAGCAATGGCTGAAACTACGACATCTGCTGCTCAAGAAACAACTACAACCACCGGTCAGTCCTCTACTGACAGTATGACAACGACCGGATCGTCTCAAGAAACCACTTCTTCCGAAGCGCAAACAACTACTACCACTGCAACAGAAGAGAATCATGAAACAACCTCGAATCAACCATCTAGCGGTGAATGTACATCGGAAGGCTTTATGGGTGATCCAAATGACTGTAAAAAATTCTATCGATGTGTCGATAACGGCAAAGGCGGTTACACAAAGTACGATTTTGATTGCGGGAATGGTACAGCCTGGGACCAGGAACTTCAAACTTGTAATCACGAAAATGTAGTTGAAATGTGCGGCGGCCAAACAG AGAAACCAAGTGGTACTACCGATGGACCAGCTAATGAAACCACGACTTCAGGAAGTACAGAAACAACATCGGCCGGTCAAGACACCACGACACAGACATCAGCAGAGATGACTACGAAAACAGAAACAACTACTGCACCGACAGACCAAGAAACTACTACACAGCCTGAACCAGACACAACTACTAAAGCTAGTCAGGAAACAACAACGCAAGCTTCACAGATGACAACATCTAGTGAATCTACAACTACGCAGGGACCTGCTGAAACTACGACTCAACCTGAACCAGAGACGACAACTCAACCCGGACAGGAAACAACGGCTCAGCCAACCGAAGCAGGTAAAGATACGACAACTCAATCTACCACTGCAGCAGGACAAGACACTACCACACAGCCAACGGATACAAGCCAAGAAACGACGAGTCAGTCAGCTCAAGAAACTACAACACAGGCAGCAGCCGAGACTACGATGCAGGCTGCCGCCGAGACTACGACGCAAGCCGCCGCCGAGACAACGACTCAGACCGCCGCCGAGACTACGACTCAGGCAGCAGCTGAGACTACGACACAGGCCGCCGCCGAGACTACGACAACCGAATCTGCAGCGACAGAGCCCGCAACGGAGGCAACAACCACAGAACAATCCTCTGCCGAAACAACCACCACCAGCAGTTCAGAACAATCGACTACAGCAGCCCCTGAGAAGTGCCCAGAAGGTTGTCAGAGCAACTGTCCAAAGGTCGAAGAGGGCCAGACTAGCTTTGTCTGTCCGACTGGTTTCCGCCGACATCCACAGGACTGCAACATGTTCTACCAATGTACGCAGAAACAAAACAGTTACGACTACAGCATAGTGGTGTTCAGCTGCCCCAACGATACCGTCTACAACGATGAAGGAATTCAGTGTAACGAGCCTGCCGAAGGAGACGAGCAATGCCAGTCACCAAGCATGCGATACCTGCGCAGTGCCATTGGACCCCCGGTTAATGTG ATGCAAGTTCGTACTATGAAACCACTGTGCCCATCAGAGGGTCACTTTGCTCTGGACAACAACAAGTGCAGTTCAACCTTCGTACGCTGCCTACCGGGTGAAGGTCGCAGCAGTGACACTCTGATGCCAAACATGTATCGTTGTCCCAAAGGATACGTTTACTGGGATGTGAGTCGACGATGCGAGCGGGTGGCCAAAATACCGGAATGTAAAAACACACCGATGCAGGAACGATCCGAACTGCCAGTAGAATGGATCAATATTGGAAACCGACGCAAGAGTCTTTTCTGA